A single region of the Bacteroides luhongzhouii genome encodes:
- a CDS encoding FecR family protein, producing the protein MMNSEQKHTDFSLYTFEEFLQNDFFISSMNNPTEETQKFWDEFEWLNPSNIDEYIAAKRYLEVFSKEKEEVLSNEETDDLWTRIQATNINKEKAKRKNYFLIGLSSAASVAILVGCFFLLKSYSSMLDPDIATFAVNSKADLPLTEETLLILAEDNVVSLKEKETEITYDSVEIKTNQESIQKEKSAAYNQLVIPRGKRSVLTFADGSKVWVNAGTRVIYPVEFEKDKREIYVDGEIYIEVARDENRPFYVRTKDMNVRVLGTKFNVTAYESEAIRSVVLAQGCVQVETARTPKAILAPNQMFSSADGKENISQVDVEQAISWINGLYCFQSADLGIVLQRLSTYYGVNVEFDPALSKIKCSGKIDLKDNFETVINGLTFVAPISYAYDEQYKTYRVVKK; encoded by the coding sequence ATGATGAACTCTGAACAAAAACATACAGATTTTTCCCTATATACTTTTGAAGAATTCCTTCAGAATGATTTCTTTATTTCTTCCATGAATAACCCTACGGAAGAAACACAGAAGTTTTGGGATGAATTTGAATGGTTGAATCCTTCTAATATAGATGAATATATAGCTGCAAAAAGATATTTGGAGGTTTTTTCAAAAGAGAAAGAAGAAGTGCTTTCAAACGAGGAAACGGATGATTTATGGACTCGTATTCAGGCAACCAATATAAATAAGGAGAAGGCGAAACGTAAGAACTATTTCTTGATAGGATTGAGCTCGGCGGCCAGTGTTGCCATTCTTGTGGGATGTTTCTTCTTGTTAAAGAGTTATTCTTCGATGCTGGACCCGGATATTGCCACCTTTGCAGTGAATTCCAAAGCTGATTTGCCTCTGACGGAAGAAACACTGTTGATTTTGGCGGAAGATAACGTAGTGAGCCTGAAAGAAAAAGAAACGGAGATTACGTATGATTCCGTAGAAATCAAAACAAATCAGGAAAGTATACAAAAGGAAAAATCGGCTGCTTACAATCAATTGGTCATTCCGCGTGGAAAGCGATCGGTATTGACGTTTGCCGATGGATCTAAAGTCTGGGTGAATGCCGGCACGAGAGTGATTTATCCGGTAGAGTTTGAAAAAGACAAACGTGAAATCTATGTGGATGGAGAAATCTACATAGAAGTAGCCAGAGATGAAAACCGCCCTTTCTATGTGCGGACCAAAGATATGAATGTCAGGGTGCTTGGTACTAAATTTAATGTAACGGCGTATGAGTCGGAAGCAATTAGAAGTGTAGTGCTGGCGCAAGGATGTGTTCAGGTAGAGACAGCCCGGACTCCGAAAGCGATTTTGGCTCCTAATCAGATGTTCAGTTCTGCCGATGGAAAGGAAAATATATCACAAGTAGATGTAGAACAGGCAATATCGTGGATAAATGGACTCTATTGTTTCCAAAGTGCCGATTTGGGAATAGTCTTGCAACGCCTGTCTACCTATTATGGTGTGAATGTAGAATTTGACCCAGCGCTAAGTAAAATAAAATGTTCCGGAAAAATCGATTTGAAAGACAACTTTGAAACAGTTATTAATGGATTAACCTTTGTTGCACCAATTTCTTATGCCTATGATGAACAGTATAAAACGTATCGAGTAGTAAAGAAATAG